From a region of the Hymenobacter jejuensis genome:
- the rpoN gene encoding RNA polymerase factor sigma-54, with the protein MQRLDMKQLLSQKLSPQQIQFIKLLQIPTAELEARIKEELEVNPALEEGEDNDEEFEEQERDDSDDSDEDFDNDPDAEFDNDDNTLDEDFDERAEEQPEIEIPIADDTPDSKDSEDLDLGDYLNDDEIAGYKMQGDGPGEPDDDREMPLADTGASLMDSLLDQLGFADLDEKQEAIGRQLIGSIDNDGYIRRDLSAIANDLAFSQNIEATTAEIEAVLHLVQSFDPPGIAARDLQECLLLQLERRPQEEITEAAERILNECYDEFTKKHYQRIQQKLDLEDEEIKEAIALILKLNPKPGGTGPMGMGKVQYIIPDFILTLENGQFNLTLNSRNAPDLRVSPAYTEMFQAYDKASKKDKKMKEAVTFVKQKLDSAKWFIDAIRQRQQTLLRTMDSIVRYQHEFFLEGDESKLRPMILKDIAQEIGMDISTVSRVANSKSVQTEFGIYPLKYFFSEGIATDSGEDASSREVKHILKEIIDGESKARPLSDDKLEKMLNARGYNIARRTVAKYREQLNIPVARLRKEL; encoded by the coding sequence ATGCAACGACTGGATATGAAGCAGCTTCTCTCGCAGAAGCTGTCGCCTCAACAAATACAATTCATTAAGCTGCTGCAAATTCCGACGGCAGAGTTGGAGGCGCGCATCAAAGAAGAGCTGGAAGTTAATCCGGCGTTGGAAGAGGGAGAAGACAACGATGAGGAATTCGAAGAGCAGGAACGCGACGACTCCGACGACAGCGACGAAGATTTCGACAACGACCCCGACGCGGAATTTGACAACGACGACAACACACTCGACGAAGACTTCGACGAGCGTGCCGAAGAGCAACCCGAAATAGAAATACCCATCGCCGACGACACGCCCGACTCCAAGGACAGCGAAGACCTTGACCTAGGCGACTACCTCAACGACGACGAAATCGCGGGCTACAAAATGCAGGGCGATGGCCCGGGCGAGCCCGACGACGACCGCGAAATGCCATTGGCCGACACAGGCGCTTCGCTCATGGATTCGCTGCTGGACCAGCTGGGCTTTGCCGACTTAGACGAAAAGCAGGAAGCCATTGGTCGTCAGCTAATTGGCTCTATTGACAACGACGGCTACATCCGGCGCGATTTGTCGGCCATTGCCAACGACCTGGCTTTTTCGCAGAACATCGAAGCTACCACGGCCGAAATAGAAGCTGTGCTGCATTTGGTGCAATCGTTCGATCCGCCGGGCATTGCCGCCCGCGACTTGCAGGAGTGCTTGCTGCTGCAACTCGAGCGGCGTCCGCAGGAAGAAATTACGGAAGCCGCCGAGCGTATTCTCAACGAGTGCTACGACGAGTTTACGAAGAAGCACTACCAGCGCATTCAGCAAAAGCTGGACCTGGAAGACGAAGAAATCAAAGAAGCTATTGCCCTGATTCTCAAGCTCAACCCCAAGCCCGGCGGTACCGGTCCGATGGGCATGGGCAAGGTCCAATACATCATTCCTGACTTCATCCTAACCCTCGAAAACGGGCAGTTTAACCTGACGCTGAACTCGCGCAACGCCCCCGATTTGCGAGTCTCGCCGGCGTATACCGAGATGTTTCAGGCCTACGATAAGGCGTCGAAGAAGGACAAGAAAATGAAGGAGGCCGTGACCTTCGTTAAGCAAAAACTCGATTCAGCCAAATGGTTTATCGACGCCATCCGGCAGCGTCAACAGACCCTGTTGCGCACCATGGATTCGATTGTGCGCTACCAGCACGAGTTCTTCCTGGAAGGCGACGAGAGCAAGCTCAGGCCCATGATTTTGAAGGACATTGCCCAGGAAATTGGCATGGACATCTCGACGGTGAGCCGCGTGGCCAACTCCAAATCGGTGCAAACCGAGTTTGGCATTTACCCGCTGAAATACTTCTTCTCCGAAGGCATCGCCACCGATTCGGGCGAGGATGCCTCGTCGCGCGAGGTGAAACACATCCTGAAGGAAATCATCGACGGCGAGAGCAAAGCCCGCCCCCTGTCGGACGACAAGCTGGAGAAAATGCTCAATGCCCGCGGCTACAACATTGCCCGCCGCACGGTGGCCAAATACCGCGAGCAGCTGAATATTCCGGTAGCGCGGCTGCGTAAGGAGTTGTAA
- a CDS encoding PAS domain-containing protein: MPVSALSARSESGDVLLAQLHEERTRRQQAEARITELEQALQQARIETELQRTRLYALVRNLQIGVLLVDNDGRVVLLNQRFCEIFGLSESPAALVDGNTGVTLGARIQHNFPDPAAYMARATALRQAGRTVLNEEVVLTDGRMLERDYIVLDATMAGRLVCYRDVTKRYQREAQIRNVSHIPEQNPNPIMRLTAAGELVYANPAAAKLAQALKAEDDTLKAQLLALVAVAIQTEMHQSQEITTGAHYYLLTVVPVPGQAYATLYLTDITAQRTADRQLADQQGFYEAILNQLPADIGVFDTHHRYLFVNHVGIKDAALRKWIIGKDNFDYCAYRNRPTEIAEQRKQAFDEIIRDRKQVTYEESMMGPDGPRRLLRCLQPVFHPDGSVHMILAYGLDITERHQAQQQLAEQREFYETILNELSAGIAVFDPSHRYLFVNPGAIKDQEIRQWAIGKTDLEYYARRNHPQEAAAERRRLFDQAVQERAEVQWEESIASESGVRFILRRLRPVFGPDGALRLVIGTGLDITDRHLAEERHRQSEALVSEQQEFIRQIVDSSPNFLYVTDQAGDLLFTNATFRDLTERSLHLNVSLQDESAEAAEMRQLQEWHDHVLATGHDIMEEMSFTLACGEVRQLQVVKRPLRRPTGTIEVLTVATDITEFKRARREAEAAAHARENFLANMSHEIRTPMNGVLGMASLLARTPLNSQQREYVDIIRNSGGHLLGVLNDVLDVAKITSGKLELEHIPFDLNNTITKIGQTLAYRAAEKGIDFVISPIQLQHPLVVSDPQRLSQVLLNLLSNSIKFTEQGSICFEGALQAETDTTATISFRVIDTGMGVPIDKQEAIFASFAQAYANTTRRFGGTGLGLTISSSLVEQLGGRLVMCSEPGQGSTFSFTLTFEKAAADVINQVIDNESHTNHNTEQVRGMRVLLVEDHDVNRQLAQLVLANYDVQVDAVSDGPTALKLFAEKLYDIILMDIQMPGMSGLEVTAHMRQHPDTVRAQTPIIALTANAFRADNEKYLAAGLDECLPKPFEEAELLRKMLALKRTDIVPMAPLFDLDQLYHIAQGSAEFVISILDSFLATTPAALQQLQEAVAAADWTQAAALAHKIKPSLKLLNVHAFTDPIQTLEATVAAEMSRREAAQQIITTLPLVLSQIQDWLQTHKATAMNTV, from the coding sequence ATGCCCGTTTCTGCGCTGTCTGCCCGCTCCGAATCCGGAGACGTTTTGCTTGCCCAACTGCACGAAGAGCGCACCCGGCGCCAGCAAGCCGAAGCCCGCATCACCGAACTGGAACAAGCTCTGCAACAAGCACGTATCGAAACCGAGTTGCAGCGCACTCGCCTTTACGCGTTGGTGCGGAACCTACAAATTGGGGTGCTACTCGTCGACAACGACGGCCGGGTGGTGCTGCTTAACCAGCGCTTCTGCGAGATTTTTGGCTTATCGGAGTCGCCGGCCGCTTTGGTCGACGGCAACACGGGCGTCACGCTGGGAGCGCGCATCCAGCACAACTTTCCCGATCCGGCGGCCTACATGGCCCGTGCTACGGCCCTGCGCCAAGCCGGGCGCACCGTACTGAACGAAGAAGTAGTGCTCACGGATGGCCGCATGCTGGAGCGCGATTACATCGTGCTGGACGCTACGATGGCCGGCCGCCTGGTGTGCTACCGCGACGTTACGAAGCGCTACCAGCGAGAGGCTCAAATCCGCAACGTTTCGCACATTCCGGAGCAAAACCCCAATCCGATTATGCGGCTGACCGCGGCTGGGGAATTGGTTTATGCCAACCCTGCTGCCGCCAAACTAGCTCAGGCCTTAAAGGCAGAAGATGACACCCTGAAGGCGCAACTTCTGGCCTTGGTAGCTGTGGCGATCCAGACGGAAATGCACCAAAGCCAGGAGATCACCACAGGCGCGCACTACTACCTGCTGACGGTGGTGCCGGTGCCGGGCCAGGCCTACGCTACGCTTTATCTGACAGATATCACGGCGCAGCGCACCGCCGATCGCCAACTCGCTGACCAACAAGGCTTTTACGAGGCAATTCTGAATCAGCTCCCCGCCGATATTGGTGTCTTTGATACCCACCATCGCTACTTGTTTGTCAATCATGTGGGCATTAAAGACGCGGCGCTGCGGAAATGGATCATCGGCAAAGATAACTTCGACTACTGTGCGTACCGTAATCGCCCGACGGAGATTGCCGAGCAACGTAAGCAGGCATTCGATGAGATCATCCGGGACCGGAAACAGGTAACCTACGAGGAATCCATGATGGGCCCCGACGGCCCGCGGCGGCTGTTGCGGTGCCTGCAGCCGGTGTTCCATCCCGACGGCTCGGTGCACATGATTCTGGCCTATGGCCTTGACATCACGGAGCGCCACCAGGCCCAACAGCAGCTGGCCGAGCAACGAGAGTTCTACGAAACAATTCTCAACGAGCTTTCGGCCGGCATTGCGGTTTTCGATCCAAGTCACCGCTATTTGTTCGTCAATCCGGGAGCCATTAAAGATCAGGAAATCAGGCAGTGGGCCATCGGCAAGACCGATTTGGAATACTACGCCCGCCGCAATCATCCGCAGGAAGCCGCCGCGGAGCGCCGGCGACTATTTGACCAAGCCGTGCAGGAGCGAGCCGAAGTGCAGTGGGAAGAATCTATCGCGTCGGAGAGTGGTGTGCGCTTCATTTTGCGGCGACTGCGCCCCGTGTTTGGCCCCGACGGCGCGCTGCGGCTGGTCATCGGAACGGGCCTCGACATCACCGATCGGCATTTGGCCGAAGAGCGGCACCGGCAAAGCGAAGCCTTGGTATCGGAGCAGCAGGAGTTTATCCGGCAGATCGTCGATAGCTCGCCTAACTTCCTGTACGTGACCGACCAAGCCGGCGACCTTCTGTTTACCAACGCGACCTTCCGCGACCTCACCGAGCGCAGCCTTCACCTGAACGTATCGTTGCAGGACGAAAGCGCTGAAGCGGCCGAAATGCGGCAGTTGCAGGAGTGGCACGACCACGTGCTGGCTACCGGCCACGACATTATGGAAGAGATGTCGTTTACGCTGGCTTGCGGCGAAGTGCGGCAGCTGCAAGTCGTAAAGCGACCGCTGCGGCGGCCCACAGGCACGATTGAAGTACTTACGGTGGCCACCGACATCACCGAATTTAAGCGGGCTCGCCGCGAAGCGGAAGCTGCCGCCCACGCCCGCGAAAATTTCCTGGCCAACATGAGCCACGAAATCCGCACGCCCATGAACGGGGTATTGGGCATGGCCAGTTTGCTAGCGCGCACGCCACTAAATTCGCAGCAGCGCGAGTACGTCGACATCATTCGTAACTCGGGGGGGCACCTGCTAGGCGTGCTTAACGATGTGCTGGATGTAGCCAAAATTACTTCGGGCAAGCTCGAACTGGAACACATTCCTTTCGACCTGAACAACACCATCACCAAGATCGGCCAGACGCTGGCTTACCGGGCAGCAGAAAAAGGTATCGACTTCGTTATCAGCCCCATACAGCTCCAACATCCGCTGGTAGTTAGCGACCCGCAGCGACTGAGCCAGGTGTTGCTCAACTTGCTCAGCAACAGCATCAAGTTCACGGAGCAGGGCAGCATCTGCTTTGAAGGCGCGTTGCAAGCCGAAACGGACACGACAGCCACCATTAGTTTCCGCGTAATCGATACGGGCATGGGCGTACCCATTGATAAGCAGGAAGCCATTTTTGCCAGCTTCGCCCAAGCCTATGCCAACACCACGCGTCGCTTTGGCGGCACAGGGCTGGGCCTCACGATCAGTAGCAGCCTGGTCGAGCAGTTGGGCGGGCGACTGGTGATGTGCAGCGAACCCGGCCAGGGCAGCACGTTCAGCTTTACGCTTACTTTCGAAAAAGCCGCGGCAGACGTCATAAACCAAGTGATTGATAATGAATCACATACAAATCATAATACAGAGCAAGTACGGGGAATGCGGGTGCTCTTGGTGGAAGACCATGATGTGAACCGCCAACTTGCCCAACTCGTGCTGGCCAACTACGACGTGCAGGTTGATGCCGTTTCGGACGGCCCGACGGCGCTCAAGCTGTTTGCCGAAAAGCTGTACGATATCATCCTGATGGACATTCAGATGCCGGGCATGAGCGGCTTAGAGGTGACGGCCCACATGCGCCAACACCCCGATACCGTACGCGCCCAAACCCCAATTATTGCCCTGACTGCCAACGCTTTCCGAGCGGACAATGAGAAATACCTGGCGGCTGGCTTAGACGAATGCTTGCCCAAACCCTTTGAGGAAGCAGAGTTATTGCGCAAGATGCTGGCCCTGAAGCGAACGGACATTGTCCCGATGGCCCCGCTTTTTGACCTAGACCAGTTGTATCACATTGCGCAGGGCAGCGCGGAGTTTGTAATCAGCATTCTTGACTCCTTCTTGGCCACTACGCCCGCCGCTTTGCAGCAACTCCAGGAAGCCGTAGCCGCCGCCGACTGGACGCAGGCCGCTGCCCTAGCGCACAAAATAAAGCCCTCGTTGAAGCTGCTTAACGTGCACGCTTTCACCGATCCTATCCAGACCCTGGAAGCAACGGTTGCGGCTGAAATGTCGCGCCGTGAGGCCGCACAGCAGATCATAACCACCCTACCCCTTGTCCTAAGCCAGATTCAGGATTGGCTGCAAACGCATAAAGCAACCGCTATGAATACGGTTTGA
- a CDS encoding LytR/AlgR family response regulator transcription factor: MAQAPPIVPAVLTCAIIDDDEINRLTLEHYVKITNSLQLTASLSGSVEGLNFFSTGRQVDVLFLDVEMPELNGLDMLRLLPEPPQVVLTTAHEDFGWEAFELRVTDYLVKPFDYARFQQALRKVRERCLQPADTSTEVLLPFAPNAIVSDVKL, from the coding sequence ATGGCACAAGCCCCACCCATTGTTCCTGCCGTCCTGACTTGTGCTATTATTGACGACGACGAAATCAACCGCTTGACGTTGGAGCATTATGTGAAAATTACCAATTCACTCCAGCTTACGGCGTCACTTTCGGGCAGCGTAGAAGGGTTAAACTTCTTTAGCACCGGCCGCCAGGTTGACGTGTTGTTTCTGGACGTAGAAATGCCCGAGCTCAACGGCCTGGATATGCTCCGGCTGTTGCCCGAGCCGCCCCAAGTGGTGCTCACCACAGCCCACGAAGATTTTGGCTGGGAGGCTTTTGAGCTGCGTGTTACCGACTACCTCGTCAAGCCGTTCGATTATGCCCGCTTCCAGCAAGCGCTGAGAAAGGTTCGCGAGCGCTGCCTGCAGCCCGCTGACACCTCTACCGAGGTGCTGCTGCCATTTGCCCCAAACGCTATTGTCTCTGATGTAAAGCTGTAA
- a CDS encoding FAD-dependent oxidoreductase: MSDTPFSSAAADAVSSDSLTVMGGGLVGSLLALYLARRGYSVDVFERRADLRRAGAEEGRSINLALSDRGWKALEGVGIGEEVRQVAIPMYRRVMHDQQGQLTFQPYGKENQAIYSVSRAGLNQKLLDLAEANPQIRLHFNQQCTHVDLRERRLKLRDVTTNTEQTRTFQRLFAADGAFSAVRAAMQKTDRYEYSQSFLEYGYKELNIEPGPDGQWQMEKNALHIWPRGQYMMIALPNLDGSFNCTLFFPYEGENSFAALQTDEQVLAFFQKVFPDVVPLLPDLATEFFQNPTGSLVTIRCYPWAFADEVVLLGDASHAIVPFYGQGMNAGFEDCSVLDSLIEEYHNDWHAVFAAFQQRRKPDADAIADLAIYNFEEMRDRVADPRFLLQKKIESKISAQYPDQWMPLYSQVTFSHMPYAQALANGKRQESIMGRLMQHIQTEADYDLPEVQQLVQQEMNQ, translated from the coding sequence ATGTCCGATACCCCGTTTTCTTCTGCTGCGGCCGATGCCGTTTCCTCTGATTCGCTCACGGTGATGGGCGGCGGTTTGGTGGGTTCGCTGCTGGCGCTCTACCTGGCCCGTCGGGGGTACTCGGTGGATGTGTTTGAGCGGCGCGCCGACCTACGCCGCGCGGGCGCCGAAGAAGGGCGCTCCATCAACCTAGCGCTCTCCGATCGGGGTTGGAAAGCGCTGGAGGGCGTCGGGATTGGCGAAGAAGTGCGGCAGGTGGCCATTCCGATGTATCGGCGCGTCATGCACGACCAGCAAGGGCAGCTTACGTTTCAGCCGTATGGCAAAGAAAATCAGGCGATTTACTCTGTTTCGCGAGCGGGCCTCAACCAAAAATTACTCGATCTGGCAGAGGCCAATCCGCAGATCCGGCTGCATTTCAACCAACAATGCACCCACGTCGATTTGCGCGAACGACGCCTGAAACTGCGCGATGTAACGACGAATACCGAGCAGACCCGCACGTTTCAGCGCCTGTTTGCAGCTGATGGAGCCTTTTCTGCGGTGCGGGCCGCCATGCAAAAAACCGATCGCTACGAGTACTCGCAGAGCTTTCTGGAATACGGCTACAAAGAGCTAAACATCGAGCCCGGCCCCGACGGGCAGTGGCAAATGGAGAAAAATGCGCTCCACATTTGGCCACGCGGCCAGTATATGATGATCGCGCTGCCCAACCTCGATGGCTCGTTCAACTGCACCTTGTTTTTCCCCTACGAGGGCGAAAATTCTTTCGCCGCCCTTCAAACGGATGAGCAGGTTCTCGCCTTTTTTCAAAAGGTTTTTCCGGATGTGGTTCCGTTGCTTCCCGATTTGGCAACGGAATTTTTTCAAAATCCGACCGGCTCGCTGGTCACGATTCGCTGTTATCCGTGGGCCTTCGCCGATGAAGTAGTGTTGCTTGGGGATGCTTCGCACGCCATCGTGCCTTTTTATGGGCAAGGCATGAACGCCGGCTTTGAAGATTGCTCCGTGTTGGATAGCCTGATTGAAGAATACCACAACGACTGGCACGCTGTATTTGCCGCGTTTCAACAACGCCGCAAGCCCGACGCCGACGCTATTGCTGACCTGGCAATCTACAATTTTGAGGAAATGCGCGATCGGGTCGCCGACCCACGCTTTTTGCTGCAAAAAAAGATCGAAAGCAAGATTTCGGCGCAGTATCCCGATCAGTGGATGCCGCTTTACTCGCAAGTTACTTTTTCGCATATGCCTTATGCACAGGCACTTGCTAACGGCAAACGGCAGGAGAGCATCATGGGCCGCCTCATGCAGCACATTCAAACCGAAGCAGATTATGATCTGCCCGAGGTACAGCAGTTAGTGCAGCAGGAAATGAATCAATAA
- a CDS encoding alpha-ketoglutarate-dependent dioxygenase AlkB family protein: MALTSLGLPNAEVLFDPDFLPATEADVLLQELTDTIPWRQESLVLYGKPVLQPRLTSWHGDAAARYRYSGLSLEPQPWTPALQRLRHQVEAAAGTVFNSVLLNLYRAGQDSMGWHADNEPELGPEPVIASVSLGAVRRFRLKPRDPHRTPHEPLSLDLPSGSLLLMQGSTQQHWLHAVPKTTRPVGPRLNLTFRVVMPL; this comes from the coding sequence ATGGCACTTACGTCCTTGGGATTGCCCAACGCTGAAGTGCTTTTCGACCCCGATTTTCTGCCGGCCACCGAAGCCGATGTTCTGTTGCAGGAGCTCACGGACACCATTCCGTGGCGGCAAGAAAGCTTGGTTTTGTACGGCAAACCCGTGCTGCAGCCCCGCCTCACGTCCTGGCACGGCGACGCGGCGGCACGCTACCGGTATTCGGGCCTGTCGCTGGAGCCGCAACCCTGGACGCCGGCCTTGCAGCGCCTTCGCCACCAGGTAGAAGCCGCTGCCGGTACCGTTTTCAACAGTGTGCTGCTCAATCTTTACCGCGCCGGCCAAGATAGCATGGGCTGGCACGCCGACAACGAACCGGAACTGGGCCCGGAACCCGTGATTGCTTCGGTAAGCCTAGGAGCGGTGCGTCGCTTTCGCCTCAAGCCCCGCGACCCGCACCGCACGCCCCACGAACCCCTTTCGCTTGACCTGCCGTCGGGGAGCTTATTGCTTATGCAGGGCTCCACGCAGCAGCATTGGCTGCATGCCGTACCCAAAACCACGCGCCCCGTCGGTCCACGTCTCAACCTGACATTTCGTGTAGTTATGCCTTTGTAA
- the kynU gene encoding kynureninase, whose product MTFEPTLDFARQLDAQDPLRDFRNRFYIPPAPHGGDSIYLCGNSLGLQPRTARAAAEQEFTAWEQMAVEGHFNGDSPWMHYHETLADATARVVGARPLEVVVMNTLTVNLHLLLISFYRPTATRYKVLMEGGAFPSDQYALESQVKLHGFSPDEAIVELQPREGEYTLRTEDIEAKIRELGDSLATVIMGGINYYTGQVYDMAAITRAGHAVGATVGFDLAHAAGNIPLHLHDWDVDYACWCTYKYLNSGPGGTSGVFVHERFAYQPDLLRLAGWWGHDASERFKMRKGFRPMAGAAGWQLSNGQILPMAVHRAALDIVEAAGGMEALRRKSELLTGYLEFLIQRLELPASVLEIITPADPAARGCQLSLLVHQNGRRVFDELSEAGVVADWREPNVIRLAPVPLYNSFQDVYRAAELLTKAFLVKADDLKN is encoded by the coding sequence ATGACCTTCGAACCCACCCTCGACTTCGCCCGCCAACTCGATGCGCAAGACCCGCTGCGCGACTTCCGCAATCGGTTTTACATTCCGCCCGCGCCCCACGGCGGCGATAGTATCTATTTGTGCGGCAACTCGTTAGGCTTGCAGCCTCGCACCGCCCGCGCCGCCGCCGAACAAGAGTTTACGGCTTGGGAGCAAATGGCCGTCGAGGGGCACTTCAACGGCGACTCGCCTTGGATGCATTACCACGAAACCCTCGCCGACGCCACCGCCCGCGTGGTGGGCGCCCGGCCTCTGGAAGTAGTGGTGATGAACACGCTCACCGTGAATCTGCACTTGCTGCTGATATCCTTTTATCGGCCCACGGCTACGCGCTACAAAGTGCTGATGGAGGGCGGTGCTTTCCCTTCCGATCAGTACGCGCTCGAATCGCAGGTGAAGCTGCATGGCTTTTCCCCCGACGAGGCCATTGTGGAGCTTCAGCCCCGCGAGGGCGAATACACCTTGCGCACCGAAGACATCGAAGCCAAAATCAGGGAGTTGGGCGATTCGCTGGCCACGGTAATCATGGGCGGCATCAACTATTACACGGGCCAGGTCTACGACATGGCTGCCATCACGCGTGCCGGTCATGCCGTGGGTGCTACCGTCGGGTTTGATTTGGCCCATGCGGCCGGCAACATTCCGCTGCACCTGCACGACTGGGACGTGGACTACGCCTGCTGGTGCACCTACAAGTATCTCAATTCTGGCCCCGGCGGCACCTCGGGCGTGTTTGTGCACGAGCGTTTCGCCTATCAGCCTGACCTGTTGCGCCTTGCCGGTTGGTGGGGTCACGACGCTTCCGAGCGCTTCAAAATGCGCAAGGGCTTCCGGCCAATGGCGGGAGCAGCTGGCTGGCAACTATCTAATGGTCAGATACTTCCGATGGCTGTTCACCGCGCCGCCCTCGATATTGTAGAAGCGGCGGGTGGTATGGAAGCGCTGCGGCGCAAAAGCGAATTGCTGACCGGCTACCTCGAGTTTCTGATCCAGCGCTTGGAACTGCCCGCCTCGGTACTCGAAATCATTACGCCCGCCGATCCGGCGGCGCGGGGGTGTCAGCTTTCGCTGTTGGTTCACCAAAATGGCCGCCGCGTGTTCGATGAACTGAGCGAGGCCGGTGTGGTCGCCGACTGGCGCGAGCCCAACGTCATTCGGCTGGCGCCGGTACCGCTCTACAATTCCTTCCAAGACGTGTACCGGGCGGCCGAGTTGCTGACCAAAGCATTTTTGGTTAAAGCCGACGATTTAAAAAACTAA
- a CDS encoding amidohydrolase family protein, producing the protein MLKIDIHTHILPERWPDLRERYGYGGFIRLEHHKPCCARMMQDDKFFREIQDNCWDPAVRLREYDEFGVDVQVLSTVPVMFSYWAKPHDTLDLSQLLNDHIASVVARYPDRYVGLGTLPMQAPDLAVRELERCVKELGLAGVQIGSHVNDWNLDAPQLFEVFEAAQELNAAVFIHPWDMMAQQKMPKYWLPWLVGMPAESTLALCSLIFGGVLERLPRLRVAVAHGGGSFAATIGRIEHGFRVRPDLCAVDNPVNPREYLGRFWVDSLVHDPAILEYLVKTLGSDKIVLGSDYPFPLGELEPGQLIRSMPFSDEIKAQMLGANALTWLGLKAEHFARTFA; encoded by the coding sequence GTGCTCAAAATCGACATCCATACTCACATCCTGCCCGAGCGCTGGCCCGATTTGCGCGAGCGCTACGGCTACGGCGGCTTCATCCGGCTCGAACACCACAAGCCCTGCTGCGCCCGCATGATGCAGGACGACAAGTTCTTCCGCGAGATCCAGGACAATTGCTGGGACCCCGCCGTGCGCCTGCGTGAATACGATGAATTCGGAGTGGATGTGCAAGTGCTTAGTACTGTGCCGGTTATGTTTAGCTACTGGGCCAAGCCGCACGATACGCTTGACCTGAGCCAACTGCTCAACGACCACATTGCCAGCGTAGTAGCCCGCTACCCCGACCGCTACGTGGGCTTGGGTACGTTGCCCATGCAAGCGCCCGACTTGGCGGTGCGCGAGTTGGAGCGCTGCGTGAAGGAACTGGGCTTGGCCGGCGTTCAAATCGGCTCGCACGTCAACGACTGGAATCTCGACGCCCCGCAGCTTTTTGAGGTATTCGAGGCGGCGCAGGAGCTGAACGCGGCCGTATTTATTCATCCCTGGGACATGATGGCCCAGCAAAAAATGCCGAAGTACTGGCTGCCGTGGCTGGTTGGGATGCCGGCCGAAAGCACGCTGGCGCTGTGTTCGCTGATTTTTGGCGGGGTACTCGAGCGGCTGCCGCGCTTACGGGTAGCGGTGGCGCACGGCGGCGGCAGCTTTGCGGCTACTATCGGTCGGATAGAGCACGGCTTTCGGGTCCGGCCCGATCTGTGCGCCGTGGATAACCCCGTTAACCCACGCGAATATTTGGGCCGGTTCTGGGTTGATTCGCTGGTACACGACCCGGCCATACTGGAGTACCTGGTGAAGACCTTGGGCTCCGATAAGATTGTGCTGGGCTCCGATTATCCCTTCCCGCTAGGCGAGCTCGAACCCGGTCAGCTCATTCGTTCTATGCCGTTTTCCGACGAAATAAAGGCCCAAATGCTGGGTGCCAACGCGCTGACGTGGCTCGGGCTAAAGGCCGAGCATTTTGCCCGAACCTTCGCGTAA
- a CDS encoding 3-hydroxyanthranilate 3,4-dioxygenase: MVARPFNFQKWIDEHRHLLKPPVGNQQVFKDNKDFIVMVVGGPNARKDFHYDEGEELFLQLEGDIVVRIIEDGKPVDIPVRAGEMFLLPAGVPHSPQRPAGTVGLVLERYREAGELDGFQWYCENCGHKLYEEFAEITDIVQQLPPIMNRFWQSEEKRTCQNCGTVMQPPTPAKAD; this comes from the coding sequence ATGGTAGCCCGCCCTTTCAATTTTCAAAAGTGGATCGACGAACACCGGCATTTGTTGAAGCCGCCCGTCGGCAATCAGCAGGTATTCAAAGACAATAAAGACTTCATCGTGATGGTTGTGGGCGGCCCCAATGCCCGCAAGGATTTCCACTACGACGAAGGCGAAGAACTGTTTTTGCAACTGGAAGGCGACATTGTGGTGCGCATCATCGAGGATGGCAAACCGGTTGACATCCCGGTGCGGGCCGGCGAAATGTTCCTGCTGCCAGCAGGCGTACCGCATTCGCCCCAACGCCCCGCCGGTACTGTGGGGCTGGTGCTCGAGCGCTACCGCGAGGCCGGCGAACTCGATGGGTTTCAGTGGTATTGCGAAAACTGCGGCCACAAGCTCTACGAAGAATTTGCCGAGATCACGGACATTGTGCAGCAGTTGCCGCCCATCATGAACCGCTTTTGGCAGTCGGAAGAAAAGCGCACTTGCCAGAACTGCGGCACCGTGATGCAGCCGCCTACACCCGCCAAGGCCGACTAA